The sequence AAGAGCCGCTAACAACATTAGACGTCTGAACGAAAGATTAAACTCCATGGTCGTTGGCGGTTGCTTTGATTCTCGGCACTCCCTTGTGAGCACTGAAGTCGATTTTCTGCATTTGAGCCAACATGAGAATCTCCTGTCTAAGATCTGGATACTCCTGGATCGATTGCCATTTCCCAGCCGCCTGCAGGACCTTAAGCGTGTCAGTCAGTCGCCTCTCCATCTGCGATGAATCCGGGAGACGCTGCACGAAGTGTTTCCAGGCTCGCAGTAACAGCAATGGACCTCCGAGAAAAATTTGGCTCAAAACATAGGCCGGCCCAGTCACTCGACGCGCATAGCAATCCATCATCACTGCGTGAGCTGAATCCTCTCCTAAATCGTGGAAAAGGGATGACTCCAGATAGCTTTTGAACCCATCTCCATTCCGCCAGTGCCGATAACCACTCCAACTGATAGCCCCCAATGCAACGATGACACTCCCAGACACAAAACTGACGTCAAACTTAAAGCTGTAGAAAACGAAGCGGAGCCCGTAGCTAAAAAATAGCCACGCGATTCCGTAGCAAAGCAAGCCGACAAATGCCAGAAGCACGGCCTTGATGAGTTGATGGCGATTGTAATCAGCGATCACAAAAATCGTTATAGAATACCAACCTCAAGCACTGCGAGATTTTTATGAGAGCTGGTATTTACGCCATTCATTAGCCCAGGTTAATCTCTTCATAACACATTCCAAACCATCTATTCTTTTCAAGAACTATGCGCTGAAACTGAATATCCATTTTGCTATCTGATCGGGGTTTTGAAAAAGCAGCCACCCCAGAAGCATCTGACGGCCAAGTTTTTCACGGACCAATTCAGCAGGTTGATGACTGTTGAAGATCAGGCTGACACAGGGTGGTAAACCCAAAGGCGCTGTCTTCTCACGGCTAAGTACGTGATGCCCACAGCTCCTCTAACCATGGCTCCATCATGGAGTCCCTTTCCCGTTGCGGCTAGCCTGCTCTAGCACGTGCTTGCACATGGCAAAACAGAAGAGAGCTGCGCCTCAGCATATGCAGTGTTTGAGCCACAGCTCCAGGCGGGCGAAAACACAACAAAGCAATTTGCTGGTGAATCTCGCTCCTTTGATTTGCCCGTCGCCGACAAAGATCTGTCGTTTGAGAACATTCATGCACACCACTTTTTCTGGCTACTTGAAATGACCGTGGCCCGCGCACAGCAAATGCGAAAACCTGTGATCCTTGCTGGGTTGCCGGGATACGGGTATGAAGATTGTCTTGAGGACGAGCCTGGAACTAAGACGCGGTTGCGACTTCTCCAAGCAAGCTATCTCTATCCGTCCCGTGTCCCTCAAGGTGCGCGTTATGCGTTTCTTTCGGACACAGCCGCCAGAGAAAAACGGCGGGCCAAGGTGACAGCGATGCGTGAGTCAGGCTTCCGTGCCCCACCTCTTCCATGCCGATAACAGCATTTCACAAATGCCATTTCTGGTGGTCTGCGACCGCTACGATGGCGCCATCGGCCAGAGGTCGTCGCAGGTATTCTTCCGAAGGCCAGCCAAGACTGAGCCAAGCAATGAGCTTGCCGCCCTGTATCTGCTCCAGATAAATGCCACACTTCTTGTTAGTTAGACCTATCTCAACGACAACATCGGCCAGTTGGGCTTTTTCAAGTAGATCACCCGGCGTGGTGCCCTGCGGCAGATGATAGGTGCCCGGACGCAAGAACCCTGCCTGGACCGTCACGGTCACAGGCAAAGACGAAGCTCCGTAAACGCGCGGTTTTTTCGAGTGATAGGCGGCTAGCTGATGGTCAATCAGCGCCGCACACCCCGCCATCATGAAGACGATGGGCAAGGTCACGCAGAGCTGGAGGAAGGCTGGCATTTGGCACCTCATGGCGCTGGGTTAGTCACGCTGCGAAAACCATACAATGGCTGGCATCAGGAGAGAAAATCCAAATCCTAAGAGGCGAGAAGCCACTCCGTAGAACACAGCCTTAGCCCCGCCGGTTTTGCGCCATTCCTGGTGCTTCTTCCGACGAAACTGAGGTGATATGACATAGCACCATCCCTCAAACGTCAATACAATCAATTCGAGGAGTCCGCGATTGTGACCGCTGCTGCCATATCGAAAAGTCATGGTCTGGATAGCAAAAAGCCAGTAAATCGAAATTTACTGGCTTTAAAGGAAAAAAAACAGGGAGCCCGCAGTCACTGCAAGCTCCCAGATTTTACACGTGGATCGGATGCCCCTTGGCCACTTCGGTGGCTTCTTTGACCATCTCGCTCAGCGTGGGGTGAGCGTGGATGGTGGCTTCGATCTCGTCCCAGGTGGCTTCCAGATTCATGGCCAGACCGATCTCGGCGATCATCTCGGTGCTTTCGCTACCGATGATGTGGGCGCCGATGATCTCACCATGAGGCTCACCGTAAAGGATTTTGACGAAACCTTCCGGCTCGGCGGCGGCGAGGGCCTTGCCACTGGCGACGTAGGGGAACTTGCCGACCTTGAACTTGAGGCCTTTTTCCTTCGCGGCACGCTCGGTCAGACCGATGCTGGCGACCTGAGGATGACAGTAGGTGCAACCTGGGAACACGCCGACTTTCTTCGGCTTGTGCTTGGTGAACATTCCTTCGACACACTGGACGGCCTCATAGCTGGCGACGTGGGCGAGCCAAGGTGGCCCGATGATGTCACCGGCACCGTAGATGCCTTTGACGCTGGTCTGGTAAGTGTCGTCGGTCTGTAGCCAGCCGCGCTCGGTCAGTTTCAGCTCGATGCCGCCGGGCAGCACGGGCTTCACGCCGATGGCGACGAGGGCGATGTCTGCCTCGAGCGTCTCATTGGCAGCGCCTTCCACGGTGATCTTGACACCGTTACCGTCCTCGGAGGTGCCCGTGACCTTCGTATTGGTCAGGATACGGATGCCCGCCTTGGTCAGGCTCTTTTCCAGGGTCTTGCTGACCTCGGTGTCTTCCACCGGCAGGATGTCGGGCAGCATTTCCACCACGGTCACTTTGGTGCCGTAGGCATTGAAGAAGTAAGCGAACTCGATGCCGATGGCACCCGCGCCGATGACGATCACGCTCTTCGGCTGTTTCTCCAGCGTCAGGGCCTCACGGCTCCCGATGACGGTGTTGCCGTTGAAGGGGAAGCCGGGCATGTCGCGGCTCTTGGCACCCGTAGCGATCAGGATGTTCGCGGTGTCGTAGGTGGTCTTGGCACCATCGGCAGCGGTCACTTCCACTTTACCGGCAGCAGGGATGCTGGCAGTTCCTTTGAGGTAGTCCACCTTGTTCTTTTTGAAGAGGAACTCGATGCCCTTGTTGAGCTTATCGGAGACGCCACGGCTGCGGCCGATCACCTTGGACCAGTCGTAGCTCAGACCTTCCACCTTGAGACCGAACTCATCGGCACGATGGGAGATGGTGTGATACAGCTCGGCGTTCTTCAGCAGGGCTTTGGTGGGGATACAGCCCCAGTTCAAGCAGGTGCCGCCTGCACGGTCATTTTCCACACATGCCACTTTTTTACCGAGTTGTGCTGCGCGAATGGCTCCGACGTAGCCCGCAGGCCCGCCGCCGATGACGATGAGGTCGTAGTTCATGTGTGTGAGATTGGGGGAGAAAGGATACGCGCAGAGAAGCGCAGGGGGGGAGGGAGTTCAACAAGAGACTGAATCCCATCCTCGGCCCAGCGCAGATTCTCAGGCATCCCGGCTCTTTTCCCAATCTCACCGCCGAGAGGTCGGCATGGACTCAAAAAGAGCCGCTACATCAGGTGCAGCCGCGCAGGAGGAACAGAACCAGAAGCACGGGGATAGGGATGCCGATCAGCCAGAGAAAAATCCAGCCCAGCTTGCCCGACTCACGCGGGCGTTTCATGTGGGTTTTCATAAAGGTTGTTGGTTAGTGGATGAGGAGAAGCCCTCCTCACCAAGGTATCGCAAGCCGCTCCGCGACTAGCCCTATCCAACACATTTGACTCGGTTCACACCCACACGCCCCCTTCCCTACACGCCCCCTTCCCTACACGCCCACCACCTTCAGCGCCCAGGCAATGAGTAACGGTGCAGTGACCAAGCTCACCACCGTGGTGGCGATGACGCACTGCACGGCGGTCGGAGCATGCCCTCCATAATGCCGGGCGATCATGATGGTGAAAACCGCACTCGGCATGGCTCCCTGGACGATGAGGATGCGCTTCAGTTCCACCTCCAGAGGCAAGTAAAACGCCGCTGCCAAAAAACCGAGAGGAAGGATGAATTGACGTAAAATGGGTGCCAGAATCGCCACGGACCAGCGCATGCGCTCCTGCCCCCAGATATCGGCAATGGAAGCCCCAATGATCATCACCGCGAGCGGCACCGCACAGGCCCCCATCATGCCCAGGGTATTGTGGATCACTTGGGGGATATAGACGTGCAGACCCGTGAAATTCAGCAGCAGCGAGGTCAAAATCGTGATCACCGGCGGATTGATCGCCAGTTTCCACGGGGCATTGCCCAAACCGGTCAGCAAACCCACCCCAGCTGTCCAGCAGGCCATTTCCACCCCAAGGGTAAAGGTAAACATCACCCCCAATGTGCCATTTTCAGGGAAAAGCGCGGTCACGATGGGGATCGCCACAAAGCCATAGTTCTGCATGCCGCAGGTGACCGCAAACGTGCGGCGTCCTTCATGCTTTTGCAGGCCGATGAGCGGCGCGGCAAAATATGAGATGGCAATCCCCAAAGCCACGAGCGCATAACCCAGACCTGCTGCAATGAGCACCGGCCCAGGTTTCATCACCGCTTCATTGCCCACCACCCGCTCCAGGATGAGGCAGGGGGTCAAAACCTTGACGGCCAAGCGCATCATCCCAGCATCAGCCTCCGCCGGTAGGATGCCTAACTTCCGCACCGCCGCTCCCGTCGCCATCGTGAGATAGACGGGCAGGACGACCGTGAGGATGCTGGCAAAGTCGAGCTGGAGCATGGAATTACTCCGCAGTGGCGATCTCCAAACGTGGGAATAGCGGCACCGGCGCACCCAGTTGATGACCGTCCTTCAGCATGCCCCACTTCAGATCACTCAGTTGGAAAGCTTCGGGCATCTCCCAGCCGATTTGGGCACGGGCGGTGGCCATGGCGGTCGGCATGATCGGATTCAGCAGCACGCTGATGTGCACCCAGGACTCGGCCAGATGATAGAGCACGCTGTCCAGGCGGGCCGCCTGCTCAGGGTCTTTCGCCAGAGAGAAAGGCTTCGTGCTATCCACATAGGCATTGGCGGCCGTAACGATCTTCCACGCGGCAGCGATGCCATCGTGGATGCCCCAGCCTTCCATGCTTTCCAGGTAGGCAGGCAGAGCCTCCGCCACCGTCTGTCGCAGAGCTGCATTCTCCGCATCGTCGTAGCTACCAGGGGTCAGCACGCCACTGCGATATTTCTGCGCCATGTTGATGCTGCGGTTGAGCAGGTTGCCCAGGCCACCGGCGAGCTCTTTGTTATACGACATGATGATGCGCTCATCACTGAAGTCGCTGTCGTAGCCCGTGGCGATATCGCGCATCAGGTAATAGCGCAGCCCATCGGGCGTGAAGGTGCCGGCGAGCACATTGGGATCAATGACATTGCCCAAGCTCTTGCTCATCTTCGCTCCTTTAACGTTCCACCAGCCGTGGACGATCAGGCGAGGGATCTGGTCATCGCTGAATCCAAGCGCATGCAGCATGATCGGCCAGTAAACGGCATGAGCAGGCACCAGGATGTCCTTGCCAATGACGTGAGCCTCAGATGGCCAGAGCTTGCTGAAATCAGGCAGGTCCGTGTTGCCGCATTCATCGGCAAGATAACCGGCGAAGCTGATGTAGTTGGTTAGGGCGTCGAACCAGACATAGTTCACAAATCGTTCATCGAAGGGCAACGGAATGCCCCAGCTCAGGCGCTCAATCGGACGGCTGATGCACAGGTCTTGTGGAGTGCCTTCCAGCGCATTCAGCACCGCGCTTGCACGGTGAGTCGGGAAGATGAAATCGGGGTGGGTCTTGATGTAATTCTTCAGCCACTCCACGTGATCACTCAGGCGAAAATACCAATTCTCCTCCTGGAGTTCGACCACCTCACCCCACTCCTCACCGAAACTGCCATCAGCACCGCGTTCCTTGTCGGTGAGGAACTGTTCCTGACGCACGCTGTAGAAGCCCGTGTAAGCTTGTTTGTAGAGCTGCCCGCAATCGTGCAGCTTTTGCAGCATCGCCTGCACCACTTTCTTGTGCGTGGGATCTGTCGTGGCAGCCCAGCCGTCATAACGAACATTGAGTTTATCCCAAAGCGCTAGGAAATGCTCGGTGACACCATCCACGAAAGCCTGAGGCGTAAGCCCAGCTTTATCGGCGCTCTTCTGCACCTTCTGCCCATGCTGGTCCACACCCGTCAGGAAATACACCTCTCGGCCGTTCAGCCGCTGAAAGCGAGCCATCACGTCCGCCAACACTTTTTCATAGGCGTGGCCGATGTGCGGCGGCGCATTCGTGTAGTCGATGGCGGTGGTGATGTAGTAGGGCTTCACAATGGGAAAAAGGAGGATGACAGTGTTACGCCTGCTGTGGCTTCAGGGCAAGCGGTTGCACAAAGATGAGCGGTCAAGAACAGCCAGTTCCCCCAGGGAAAACGTAAACCTTCTTGCACTCCGCCGTGTTGCCCCTACCATCGCTGCCCCCCTTTTACTTCTGCAATGGAACAACCTCTTCCTGGACAACGCTGGGTCAGCGATAGCGAGCCTGAACTTGGGCTCGGTGTGGTCATGAAAGCTGAATTCGCCCGCGTGGAAATCTTTTTCCCAGCCGCCGGTGAACACCGCCAGTTCGCCATGAAAACTGCCCCCCTACGACGTGTGCGTTTTCAAGCCGGTGATACCGTCAAGACCCACGATGGCAAATCCCTGGAAGTGGAGACGGTGGAAGAGCGCAAAGGCATGCTTTTTTACCTGGGCGCGAGCCGTGAAGTCAGTGAGGCCGAGCTCTCCGATACCATCAGCTTCAGCAAACCTGAGGACCGCCTCATGGCTGGGCAGATTGATGATCTGCGCACCTTTGACCTACGGGTCGAGGCGATGAAACGCCGCGCCGATATGCGTCAATCCACCGTGCGTGGTTTCTGCGGAGGCCGTGTGGATCTGCTACCGCACCAGATGTACATCGCCAACGAAGTGGCGGGCCGCATGGTGCCGCGCGTGTTGCTGGCGGATGAAGTGGGTCTGGGAAAAACCATCGAGGCCAGCTTGATCCTGCATCGCCTGCATCTCACAGGGCGTGCGGAGCGTGTGCTCATCCTCGTGCCAGAGCCGCTGGTGAATCAGTGGTTCGTCGAGCTCTATCGCCGCTTCCATCTCACCTTCTCGATCTATGACGAGAACCGCTGCGATGTCCTCGAAACCGAGGAAGAAGGCATCAACCCCTTCCTGGAAAGTCAGCTCATCCTTTGCAGCACCAGTTTCCTGGCTGGTTCTCCAAACCGTGCGGAGCAAGCCGAAGCCGCAGGCTGGGATCTGCTCATTGTGGATGAAGCTCACCACCTGGAATGGAGCCCCGAAGCGCCGAGCGACTCCTACGCTCTGGTGGATCGGCTCGCGTCTAAGATTCCTGGTTTGCTCCTGCTGACCGCCACACCTCAGCAGCTTGGGCCAGAAGGTCACTTCGCTCGTTTGCGTTTGCTGGACTCCAATCGCTATGCGGATCTGAGCCAGTTCCTCGCCGAGTCCGAGCACTACGAAGAGGTCGCCAAGGCCATGGATCGTCTTGCTTCGGGCAAGAACCTCACGGCCGCGGATGAAAAGCTCTTCATCAAAAAATCTCCGCACCTGAAGGAACAGCTCGCCGCTATGAAATCGGGTGAGGATGGGGCGCGCGAAAAACTGATCTCCTCGCTTCTCGATGAATTCGGCACCGGCCGTGTGATGTTCCGCAACACCCGTGCTGCGCTGAGTGGCTTCCCTGAACGTCAGGCCAACCTCGTGCCCATCAAAGCCAAAGAGGAGCCTCTGGAAGCCAAGGTCAAATGGCTGGCCGGATTGCTCAAGGAGTTAGGCGAAGAAAAAGTCCTGCTCATCTGCCGCACCCGTAAGCTGGCCGAACAGATCAATGAGAAACTGCTTCATGAGGTCAACGTTCACTCCGCCCTCTTCCACGAAGGGCTGACATTGATGCAGCGGGATCGCCAAGCCGCCTTCTTTGCCGAAGAAGATGGTGCTCGCATCCTCCTGTGCTCCGAAATCGGTAGCGAAGGACGTAACTTCCAGTTCGCGCATCACCTTGTGTTGTTTGATCTGCCGGAAGATCCCGAGTTACTAGAGCAGCGCATCGGTCGTCTGGACCGTATCGGTCAGACTTCCACGATTCACATCCATGTGCCTTACATCCAAGCCGGCGCTGAAGAAGTGCTGGCACGCTGGTATCACGAAGGTTTGAATGCCTTTGAGAAAAACCTGCATGGAGCCACCGAGATCGTCGAATCTCTCCGTGATGAATTGGCCCCGCTCATGAAGGACATGAAGGCCACCAACCTGAAGGCTTTCATCAAGAAGTCTCAGGAGCAACGCAAACTGGTGACCAAGAAGTTGGAGCGCGGGCATGACCGCCTTTTGGAACTGAACTCCTGCAAGCCTGAACAAGCCGAAGAAGTCATCCAAGCCGTGCGCGCCCAGGATGCGGACATCGACTTCGAAGAGTTCTTCATCCGCCTCGTCGATCACTTCGGCCTGCATGTGGAGGAGCATGGCAATCGCAGCTATGTGCTGATGCCCGCCCACCTCACCACCGATAAGTTCCCTGCCCTGCCTGATGAAGGCCTACTGGCTAGCTTCGACCGCACACGTGCACTCTCTCGCGAGAACATGGCTTTCCTCACCCAGGATCACCCCATCGTGCGCGGGGCACTGGATCTTTTGTTAGGCAGTGAAAACGGCAACAGCAGCTTCGGCCTTTGGCGCAATACTGGCAGCGAAGGTCTGATGTTGGAGACCCACTTCGTGGTCGAATGCATCGCCCCCGCCTCCCTGCATGTGGATCGCTTCCTGTCCTCCACACCGATCCGCATCGTTGTGGATCATAGCAGCAAGGATAGGCGAGATGACGCCGCCTTCATACAGGCCAAGATCGAAAAAGGCAGCCCCACACGCCTGCTCGAAAACGCCGGTATCAAGCGCAAGATCTTCCCCGCCATGATGAGCAAATCCAAAAAGCTCGCTGAAGCGGAAATGGACAAGCTGATCGCCGAAGCCACGGAAAAGATGAAGGCTCAACTCCAGGCCGAGAAAAATCGCCTGGAAGACCTGCGCCAAATCAACGACCACGTGCGCCCCGAGGAAATCACCGCCCTCGAAACCCAGATGACCGCCCTCGAAGAAGCCATCGGCTCCGCACGGGCACGCTTGGATGCCTTGAGACTGGTGCTACAGAGCACGTGATGAACGAAGCTGGGGAGCGAGTTTCTGACTGATCCCCTTCGAGTTCAAAACAAAGATATTGTATTCCTTCGCCAAGTTCAGCTACGGCTGGGTCAGTGAGTGCTATTCAATCAGTCCCCGAAGAACTCGCTAAATTCGAGAATCTACAAATTCAGCTCTCTGATATCAAGAGAGCTACCTCCATTCATACGGAGCTTATAGCACTGGCCGAATCGTTGGTTCGACGCTTCCCTCATGAGGCCGATGCTCATCATCTACTGGGTATCGCTTGGTATGAATACCCCTGTGCGTCTTCGTATCGGTCCTGGCGTTGCAAGAGTTCCTTAATGAAGGCCGTCCAGATCGAACCGGACCATCAATACGCTCTGCAATACCTTGCTTATCTAGCCTTCGATCAAGAGCGCTATGACGAAGCCCTGAAATTTCAACAGCAACTCAAACACGACTACTTCATCGAACGGGATCAAGAGTGGCGAGCATTGAAAAATGCCGAAACCTCTTTAGTTTGTAAGGTCCGAATCTGCTCAGATGAGCTTCCAGAGCAAGAATTCTCGGCTTTCTGCACATGGTATCTCGACGCTGAAAAACGAGAAAACTCCATCGACCCAAACGGTAGCTATGTGTGGCCTCAGGAACTCCGAGAACTAGCTGAGTGGTTGTTTGAAAACGGCACAGTCATCTCCGATGCGAAGCTTCAGAAGATTCTAAAATTTCTTCACCAAATCTCTTATCATAACACACTCCGCAACATGGAGCTCCGATCTTATACAGAGGCACTGCCTGATCTACATGGCTGAGGACTTTTAGCTCAGAACTTCATCACCCCACCACCGCCAACTGCTTCTCCACGGCCTCGGCCACTTGTTCAGGCGTCACTTTCGTCATGCACTCGTAGTGACCCAAAGGGCACTCGCGCTTGAAGCAGGGGCTGCAGGGAACGTGGTGACGGATGACGATGTGCTGTGAACCCAAAGGTCCAGTGAGCACAGGCTCCGTGGAGCCAAAGATGCTGACGGTTGGCACCCCCAAGGCAGCGGCGAGGTGCATAGTTCCTGTGTCATTGGTAACCAGCAGGTGGCAGGAACGCAGTTCCTGGATCAGCTCTGAAAGCTTGGTTTTACCCACCAAATTGGTGTGCGGTACGGAGCCCCCCACGAGCAGGGACAGTTCTTCACCCATTTTGGCCTCCCCTGGAGCGCCGTAAAAGGTCCACGCCGCATCGGCATGAAGGCTACTCACCTGCTGCATCACGGCCGCAAAGCGATCCATGGGCCAGCGTTTAGCCTGCCCGTATTCAGCACCGGCGCAGATGCCGATCTTCAATCCAGGCCCTGCCACCGGGCGTGCGGCCTGAGGCTCGCGTGATTCCAGCTTGGCCAGCTCCGGTTCCACATTCGCCCCGCAGCTCTTCGCAATGTGCAGGTAGCGCAGTGCATGGTGCATGGGAGGACCGGGTGCCTTTTTCGGCTCTTTGATGATCTGCGTGAGGAACCGAGAGCGAAGGGAGCCTTTGAACCCAACGAGACGTGGGATGCCTGCGAGCCAGAACTCCAGGGTGCTGCGGGTGGAATTGGTCAGCAGGATGGCAGCATCGAAGCGAATGCCCGTGGCTTTGATCCGGCGAGCCACGCTGAAGAGGCCCTCTTTGTTTTCCTTGCCGATGTAACGATCCACCTCGGGCTGGGACTCCCACAGCTCGCGCAGTTTTTCAGGGCCAAACACGGTCAGCTTGCAATCTGGGCGACCCGCTTTCATGGCACGCACAGCCGGGAAGGCCATGCAGGCATCACCTAACCAATTAGGCGACCGCACCAGCAGCTCAAAGGGCTGAAGTTTGGACTTATCGTAATCCGCCGGGAAGGCAATGCCGCGCTTATAATCATGCAGGAGGAAGCGCGGCTTTGGCAGCTTCCAGCGGTTATGCACCCAGAACCAGTTCTCGGGTTGGCGGCGCACCATCTGCTCCACGCTACGGTTCATCCAAACGGTGAGTCCATCCACAGTCTGTTTAACCTCGTGGGTGTCCACAGGCGCACTGCACACCATGCGCCAGCGGCCTGGACCATCATCATAAATGGCCATCGGCATCAGCACGCCATGGCTGCGCTGAGCCATCATGGCGGCGATAGGAGTGGTCGAGGCCAGACGATCAAAAAAGGGAGCCCATAGACCTTGATCCCCCGCATGCTGATCCACCAGCACACCGAGGCACCCCCCCTCCTTCATGTGTTTCATCGCCCCGGTGAAGCCATCCTGCCGATTGAAAAGCGTGTAACCCAGCTTACGCCGCCGCCGGATGAGCAAGTCATTGAGGAAGGGATTGCGTAACGGCTGATAAACCGTAGCCGGTTTGCGATCAAAAACGAAGAGGGTCGGCACCTGAGTAAGGATCTCCCAGCAGCTCAGATGGCAGACGAGGTAGAGGATGGGTTTCTTCTCCGCCATCGCCTTGCGGGTGTGCTCCATGCCTTCCACCTTCACCCGGGCCTCCACCTGGGCCTGCGTCATCATGGGCAGGCGGAAGCCGCACAGCACATTGGAAAACAGCGATTGGAAATGCTTTTTGGCCGTGTGGTGAATCCAGTGTTCATCCCTCTCACGACCGAAAGCGATGCGTAGGTTATGCTTCGCCAAACGACGGTATTTCCCGGCCACGTAAAAACCAATCGTGCCGACCACACGACCCACATACCAGACCAACTCCAGAGGCATCAGCCAGAGTGTGCCTTCGATGCAGCGAAAGAAGGCATACACCAGCCACTGGCTGATGCGTTCGAGTGTCTTGTTGCGATGTTTCTTTTTGGAGGCCTTGCCCATGCGCGCGTCCTCTTATGGCTCAGCGAGTTGCATTGCGCAACCATCGGAGGCGACACAGGGCGTGCGCGACAGTAATTTATGCCTCACGCCCAGTTCATCCACTCCTTGAGCACCTTGAGATCCCGCTGGTGAGCCTCACGGAATTCCTTGAGCACCGCAGGCGAGGTGGCATCCCCCTTCAGATACTCCAGGTGCAGGGAGATAGGACCGGCGAAATTGTTTTTCACCAGCATCTTAGCGAAGTCCGGGCTGACCTGCCCCTGACCGAGTGGGCAGTTTTCGCCTTTGCGGCCTTTCCACTGGAAGTCTTTGAAATAGACACCGCCCCAGTGGTCCTCGGTGAGTTTGGCGTTTGTCTGCCAAGAATAGCCGCCCTCAAGAGTCGCGTGGAAGATATCGAAGAGGAAGCCGAACTGCTTCGGATCATACTCCCGCATGATGGAATACATGTCCCAGATCGGTGCGGCCACATAGTCCTTGCCTGAGTGGTTCTGGAACAGGGGTTGGATGCCGATTTCAGAACTGAGCTGGACGAGATCTTTGATTTTCGGACGGAGATCCTGCAACTGCGGCCAGATGGGCTTGGTCAGGTCGTATTTGAAGTAGTTCATCCGGTAGCGCTTCACACCGAGAGCGGCTGCGGTGCGCAGGACTTTTTCCGTGTGTTGCTCGGCACTGACTTCATTGATACCGGAGGTCATGACGGTGAGCTCCAGCCCCTGTTTCTTCAGCGCTTCCACGTACTTAGGCAACTCCACCTCCACCGCTTCAGGCTCGATGTGACCCTTGGGTCGAATTGGCGACTCGACGCCGTCCACTCCCATCTCGACCGCGAGACTGGCGATATCTTCATACCCCAGTCCTTGCAGATGCTTGGTGAAGAAACACAGCTTATTGGTCCGCTGGCGCGAAGTGGCTGCGAAAGCTGGGCTGCCAGCAAAGGCGATGGAGCTACCCACAAGAGCAGCGTTTTTCAGGAAGGAACGGCGGTCAGGCATGGTGATGGGAGAAGAAACCGCGCAAGCGGAGGAATCTTGCAGGCTTTCCCTGCATACATTGACTCAAGAACGAGTTCACTCCTAGCTTCAGCCCCATATCCTAAAGTCTATTCACCCAAGCAGGCAAACATCGCAGGCTTCAACGTAATCCTGGCCAGCATCATGAGGCTTTTACCCCTGCATGATATCCATCGAACAGGAAACGGGCCCTCCCAGTCAATGTAACCTTTATTGATACTTCGCCAGCAGTTCACCAGCTTTGGCCGGATCGACTTTCTCAAAGAAGTCGTCCTCCACCATGCACACAGGGCCGAAGCCACAGCTGGCCAAACACTCTGCGAATTCGATGCTGTATTTCCCATCTTCACTCACCGCGATGGGGTGGTGGTGATCGGTATGGCTGCGATCAATTTTAGCCTCTTTGCAGAGGGAATCCATTAGCTCATAACTACCCGCCATAGCACAGGAAAGCGTGCGGCAGACACGGATATGATATTTACCTGGGGCACTCTGGCGGAAGC is a genomic window of Prosthecobacter debontii containing:
- the lpdA gene encoding dihydrolipoyl dehydrogenase, whose product is MNYDLIVIGGGPAGYVGAIRAAQLGKKVACVENDRAGGTCLNWGCIPTKALLKNAELYHTISHRADEFGLKVEGLSYDWSKVIGRSRGVSDKLNKGIEFLFKKNKVDYLKGTASIPAAGKVEVTAADGAKTTYDTANILIATGAKSRDMPGFPFNGNTVIGSREALTLEKQPKSVIVIGAGAIGIEFAYFFNAYGTKVTVVEMLPDILPVEDTEVSKTLEKSLTKAGIRILTNTKVTGTSEDGNGVKITVEGAANETLEADIALVAIGVKPVLPGGIELKLTERGWLQTDDTYQTSVKGIYGAGDIIGPPWLAHVASYEAVQCVEGMFTKHKPKKVGVFPGCTYCHPQVASIGLTERAAKEKGLKFKVGKFPYVASGKALAAAEPEGFVKILYGEPHGEIIGAHIIGSESTEMIAEIGLAMNLEATWDEIEATIHAHPTLSEMVKEATEVAKGHPIHV
- a CDS encoding AEC family transporter; this encodes MLQLDFASILTVVLPVYLTMATGAAVRKLGILPAEADAGMMRLAVKVLTPCLILERVVGNEAVMKPGPVLIAAGLGYALVALGIAISYFAAPLIGLQKHEGRRTFAVTCGMQNYGFVAIPIVTALFPENGTLGVMFTFTLGVEMACWTAGVGLLTGLGNAPWKLAINPPVITILTSLLLNFTGLHVYIPQVIHNTLGMMGACAVPLAVMIIGASIADIWGQERMRWSVAILAPILRQFILPLGFLAAAFYLPLEVELKRILIVQGAMPSAVFTIMIARHYGGHAPTAVQCVIATTVVSLVTAPLLIAWALKVVGV
- a CDS encoding class I tRNA ligase family protein, yielding MKPYYITTAIDYTNAPPHIGHAYEKVLADVMARFQRLNGREVYFLTGVDQHGQKVQKSADKAGLTPQAFVDGVTEHFLALWDKLNVRYDGWAATTDPTHKKVVQAMLQKLHDCGQLYKQAYTGFYSVRQEQFLTDKERGADGSFGEEWGEVVELQEENWYFRLSDHVEWLKNYIKTHPDFIFPTHRASAVLNALEGTPQDLCISRPIERLSWGIPLPFDERFVNYVWFDALTNYISFAGYLADECGNTDLPDFSKLWPSEAHVIGKDILVPAHAVYWPIMLHALGFSDDQIPRLIVHGWWNVKGAKMSKSLGNVIDPNVLAGTFTPDGLRYYLMRDIATGYDSDFSDERIIMSYNKELAGGLGNLLNRSINMAQKYRSGVLTPGSYDDAENAALRQTVAEALPAYLESMEGWGIHDGIAAAWKIVTAANAYVDSTKPFSLAKDPEQAARLDSVLYHLAESWVHISVLLNPIMPTAMATARAQIGWEMPEAFQLSDLKWGMLKDGHQLGAPVPLFPRLEIATAE
- the rapA gene encoding RNA polymerase-associated protein RapA; protein product: MEQPLPGQRWVSDSEPELGLGVVMKAEFARVEIFFPAAGEHRQFAMKTAPLRRVRFQAGDTVKTHDGKSLEVETVEERKGMLFYLGASREVSEAELSDTISFSKPEDRLMAGQIDDLRTFDLRVEAMKRRADMRQSTVRGFCGGRVDLLPHQMYIANEVAGRMVPRVLLADEVGLGKTIEASLILHRLHLTGRAERVLILVPEPLVNQWFVELYRRFHLTFSIYDENRCDVLETEEEGINPFLESQLILCSTSFLAGSPNRAEQAEAAGWDLLIVDEAHHLEWSPEAPSDSYALVDRLASKIPGLLLLTATPQQLGPEGHFARLRLLDSNRYADLSQFLAESEHYEEVAKAMDRLASGKNLTAADEKLFIKKSPHLKEQLAAMKSGEDGAREKLISSLLDEFGTGRVMFRNTRAALSGFPERQANLVPIKAKEEPLEAKVKWLAGLLKELGEEKVLLICRTRKLAEQINEKLLHEVNVHSALFHEGLTLMQRDRQAAFFAEEDGARILLCSEIGSEGRNFQFAHHLVLFDLPEDPELLEQRIGRLDRIGQTSTIHIHVPYIQAGAEEVLARWYHEGLNAFEKNLHGATEIVESLRDELAPLMKDMKATNLKAFIKKSQEQRKLVTKKLERGHDRLLELNSCKPEQAEEVIQAVRAQDADIDFEEFFIRLVDHFGLHVEEHGNRSYVLMPAHLTTDKFPALPDEGLLASFDRTRALSRENMAFLTQDHPIVRGALDLLLGSENGNSSFGLWRNTGSEGLMLETHFVVECIAPASLHVDRFLSSTPIRIVVDHSSKDRRDDAAFIQAKIEKGSPTRLLENAGIKRKIFPAMMSKSKKLAEAEMDKLIAEATEKMKAQLQAEKNRLEDLRQINDHVRPEEITALETQMTALEEAIGSARARLDALRLVLQST